A window of Mixophyes fleayi isolate aMixFle1 chromosome 10, aMixFle1.hap1, whole genome shotgun sequence contains these coding sequences:
- the E2F8 gene encoding transcription factor E2F8 isoform X1, which translates to MEDDQKENSILHLIKRIARSPSKLPQSSGAVLAEIQPAAANLKTPTKPGDSDSDPWTPTANLKMLISAASPDIRNREREILEEQFSGDELEKTLPSRKEKSLGLLCHKFLARYPDYPNSAVNNSICLDEVAGELHVERRRIYDIVNVLESLHMVSRFAKNKYVWHGRHNLNKTFEALRQVGEDSKYAEQILQLKKREQEEIDPLDDTWMAKTLIKAVEISFVELPGLEFRAASVNSRKEKSLRVMSQRFVMLFLVSRPQIVSLDIAAKILIGEDQLDDLDKSKFKTKIRRLYDIANVLSSLNLIKKVHVTEERGRKPAFQWTGPETGTELQESTPNSTLHPSIALDLRSPKENCAKNLFAPRGKQNFTRHQSLIKLAKSIENDRRKINSAPSSPVKSVDSCDGSAFIPSKMAQLAAICKEQLDQTKDGKKIKLSMSRGVLNGNAKVMLKPQNQRSPSISPVIYQALPIVQPHANSPATYTVYLQPPHPRANASGHPVLLETAPGDKNVLQDDRKIPATNQTAETESARGKNSRKLPEHDNGGFKRIKSSGQEDLQERLVPSGYLIPIQLAPLGHESRSDHTASPPDQKIFTSPIAGVIPLKFMFSPVLSPAGQPVTSTSVSCQNPSPGIFNFTLQNKDLISPPCGSSQHVTISPRNGKPPEELTAAQVLNFKHLSPIPYHGQPFTLYTLQQPGVPLTPTGSQPLKDSFFHTPGGPIDSTAPAGGGSQGTVLLPQRKLDVGSED; encoded by the exons ATGGAGGATGACCAGAAG gaaaattccatcttgcatttAATTAAAAGGATTGCACGTTCTCCCTCGAAGCTCCCTCAGTCTTCAGGTGCCGTATTAGCAGAAATACAACCTGCAGCTGCCAATTTAAAGACGCCCACAAAGCCTGGGGACAGCGACAGCGATCCATGGACGCCAACGGCGAACTTAAAAATGCTGATCAGCGCAGCTAGTCCTGACATCCGGAATAGGGAGCGTGAAATACTAGAG GAACAATTTTCAGGTGACGAGCTTGAAAAAACTCTGCCGAGCCGCAAGGAGAAGAGTTTAGGATTGCTGTGTCATAAATTTTTAGCGCGTTACCCAGATTACCCTAATTCGGCCGTTAACAACAGTATATGCTTAGATGAAGTTGCGGGAGAGCTGC ACGTGGAACGCAGACGGATATACGACATTGTCAACGTACTAGAGAGTTTGCACATGGTCAGCCGCTTCGCCAAGAACAAATACGTCTGGCATGGCCGCCATAACCTCAACAAAACCTTCGAGGCGCTGAGACAAGTCGGAGAGGACAGCAAATACGCAGAACAGATCCTCCAACTTAAGAAACGAGAGCAGGAAGAGATCGATCCCTTGGATGACACATGGATGGCGAAGACACTAATAAAAGCAGTTGAGATCAGCTTTGTGGAGCTTCCTGGACTGGAGTTTAGAGCCG CGTCTGTGAACAGTAGGAAGGAGAAGTCTTTAAGAGTGATGAGTCAGAGGTTCGTTATGCTCTTCCTGGTCTCCAGGCCGCAGATCGTCAGCCTGGACATCGCTGCTAAAATATTAATTGGAGAGGATCAACTTGATGATTTAgataaaagtaaatttaaaa CAAAAATAAGACGTTTATACGACATCGCAAATGTCCTGAGCAGCCTGAACCTCATAAAGAAAGTCCACGTGACTGAAGAGAGAGGCCGTAAACCAGCGTTTCAGTGGACGGGACCCGAAACCGGTACAGAACTGCAAG AGTCTACGCCCAATTCCACGTTGCACCCCTCTATAGCTCTGGACCTGCGATCCCCCAAGGAGAATTGTGCTAAGAATCTCTTTGCTCCCCGTGGAAAACAGAACTTCACTCGTCACCAGTCACTTATAAAGCTGGCAAAGAGCATCGAGAACGACAGACGGAAGATCAACTCTGCTCCCAGCAGCCCGGTGAAGAGTG TAGATTCCTGCGATGGTTCAGCTTTTATCCCCAGCAAGATGGCTCAGCTCGCCGCAATTTGCAAAGAGCAACTTGACCAGACCAA GGATGGAAAGAAGATTAAACTCAGTATGTCTAGAGGCGTCCTCAATGGGAACGCCAAGGTGATGCTGAAGCCTCAGAACCAGCGGTCCCCGTCCATCAGTCCTGTTATTTACCAGGCTCTGCCCATCGTTCAGCCCCACGCTAACTCCCCAGCCACTTACACGGTCTATTTACAGCCTCCACACCCCAGGGCAAACGCTTCGGGTCATCCCGTCCTGCTGGAAACTGCTCCGGGGGACAAGAATGTGTTACAGGACGACCGCAAGATACCGGCGACCAATCAAACTGCGGAGACAGAGTCAGCGCGCGGGAAGAACTCCAGGAAACTCCCAGAACATGATAACGGCGGCTTCAAGAGGATTAAAAGCTCCGGACAGGAGGATCTGCAAGAG AGGTTGGTACCATCTGGATATCTAATCCCCATCCAGTTGGCACCGCTGGGACATGAATCTCGGAGTGATCACACAGCCTCCCCTCCAGATCAAAAAATATTCACTTCTCCTATTGCAG GGGTCATACCGCTAAAATTCATGTTTTCCCCTGTACTAAGCCCGGCCGGGCAGCCGGTGACTTCTACCAGCGTTTCCTGCCAGAATCCCAGCCCCGGAATATTCAACTTCACCCTGCAGAACAAAGACCTGATATCGCCGCCTTGCGGTAGCTCGCAGCATGTTACAATATCCCCCCGAAACGGGAAACCCCCCGAAGAGCTGACGGCGGCTCAAGTGTTAAACTTCAAACACCTGTCCCCCATCCCGTACCACGGGCAGCCCTTCACGCTGTATACTCTGCAGCAG CCTGGCGTTCCACTCACCCCGACGGGATCTCAACCACTAAAAGACAGTTTCTTCCACACCCCTGGGGGTCCGATAGATTCTACCGCTCCTGCTGGTGGCGGTTCTCAGGGAACAGTTCTTCTACCACAAAGGAAGCTTGACGTGGGTAGCGAAGATTAA
- the E2F8 gene encoding transcription factor E2F8 isoform X2: MEDDQKENSILHLIKRIARSPSKLPQSSGAVLAEIQPAAANLKTPTKPGDSDSDPWTPTANLKMLISAASPDIRNREREILEEQFSGDELEKTLPSRKEKSLGLLCHKFLARYPDYPNSAVNNSICLDEVAGELHVERRRIYDIVNVLESLHMVSRFAKNKYVWHGRHNLNKTFEALRQVGEDSKYAEQILQLKKREQEEIDPLDDTWMAKTLIKAVEISFVELPGLEFRAASVNSRKEKSLRVMSQRFVMLFLVSRPQIVSLDIAAKILIGEDQLDDLDKSKFKTKIRRLYDIANVLSSLNLIKKVHVTEERGRKPAFQWTGPETGTELQESTPNSTLHPSIALDLRSPKENCAKNLFAPRGKQNFTRHQSLIKLAKSIENDRRKINSAPSSPVKSDSCDGSAFIPSKMAQLAAICKEQLDQTKDGKKIKLSMSRGVLNGNAKVMLKPQNQRSPSISPVIYQALPIVQPHANSPATYTVYLQPPHPRANASGHPVLLETAPGDKNVLQDDRKIPATNQTAETESARGKNSRKLPEHDNGGFKRIKSSGQEDLQERLVPSGYLIPIQLAPLGHESRSDHTASPPDQKIFTSPIAGVIPLKFMFSPVLSPAGQPVTSTSVSCQNPSPGIFNFTLQNKDLISPPCGSSQHVTISPRNGKPPEELTAAQVLNFKHLSPIPYHGQPFTLYTLQQPGVPLTPTGSQPLKDSFFHTPGGPIDSTAPAGGGSQGTVLLPQRKLDVGSED, translated from the exons ATGGAGGATGACCAGAAG gaaaattccatcttgcatttAATTAAAAGGATTGCACGTTCTCCCTCGAAGCTCCCTCAGTCTTCAGGTGCCGTATTAGCAGAAATACAACCTGCAGCTGCCAATTTAAAGACGCCCACAAAGCCTGGGGACAGCGACAGCGATCCATGGACGCCAACGGCGAACTTAAAAATGCTGATCAGCGCAGCTAGTCCTGACATCCGGAATAGGGAGCGTGAAATACTAGAG GAACAATTTTCAGGTGACGAGCTTGAAAAAACTCTGCCGAGCCGCAAGGAGAAGAGTTTAGGATTGCTGTGTCATAAATTTTTAGCGCGTTACCCAGATTACCCTAATTCGGCCGTTAACAACAGTATATGCTTAGATGAAGTTGCGGGAGAGCTGC ACGTGGAACGCAGACGGATATACGACATTGTCAACGTACTAGAGAGTTTGCACATGGTCAGCCGCTTCGCCAAGAACAAATACGTCTGGCATGGCCGCCATAACCTCAACAAAACCTTCGAGGCGCTGAGACAAGTCGGAGAGGACAGCAAATACGCAGAACAGATCCTCCAACTTAAGAAACGAGAGCAGGAAGAGATCGATCCCTTGGATGACACATGGATGGCGAAGACACTAATAAAAGCAGTTGAGATCAGCTTTGTGGAGCTTCCTGGACTGGAGTTTAGAGCCG CGTCTGTGAACAGTAGGAAGGAGAAGTCTTTAAGAGTGATGAGTCAGAGGTTCGTTATGCTCTTCCTGGTCTCCAGGCCGCAGATCGTCAGCCTGGACATCGCTGCTAAAATATTAATTGGAGAGGATCAACTTGATGATTTAgataaaagtaaatttaaaa CAAAAATAAGACGTTTATACGACATCGCAAATGTCCTGAGCAGCCTGAACCTCATAAAGAAAGTCCACGTGACTGAAGAGAGAGGCCGTAAACCAGCGTTTCAGTGGACGGGACCCGAAACCGGTACAGAACTGCAAG AGTCTACGCCCAATTCCACGTTGCACCCCTCTATAGCTCTGGACCTGCGATCCCCCAAGGAGAATTGTGCTAAGAATCTCTTTGCTCCCCGTGGAAAACAGAACTTCACTCGTCACCAGTCACTTATAAAGCTGGCAAAGAGCATCGAGAACGACAGACGGAAGATCAACTCTGCTCCCAGCAGCCCGGTGAAGAGTG ATTCCTGCGATGGTTCAGCTTTTATCCCCAGCAAGATGGCTCAGCTCGCCGCAATTTGCAAAGAGCAACTTGACCAGACCAA GGATGGAAAGAAGATTAAACTCAGTATGTCTAGAGGCGTCCTCAATGGGAACGCCAAGGTGATGCTGAAGCCTCAGAACCAGCGGTCCCCGTCCATCAGTCCTGTTATTTACCAGGCTCTGCCCATCGTTCAGCCCCACGCTAACTCCCCAGCCACTTACACGGTCTATTTACAGCCTCCACACCCCAGGGCAAACGCTTCGGGTCATCCCGTCCTGCTGGAAACTGCTCCGGGGGACAAGAATGTGTTACAGGACGACCGCAAGATACCGGCGACCAATCAAACTGCGGAGACAGAGTCAGCGCGCGGGAAGAACTCCAGGAAACTCCCAGAACATGATAACGGCGGCTTCAAGAGGATTAAAAGCTCCGGACAGGAGGATCTGCAAGAG AGGTTGGTACCATCTGGATATCTAATCCCCATCCAGTTGGCACCGCTGGGACATGAATCTCGGAGTGATCACACAGCCTCCCCTCCAGATCAAAAAATATTCACTTCTCCTATTGCAG GGGTCATACCGCTAAAATTCATGTTTTCCCCTGTACTAAGCCCGGCCGGGCAGCCGGTGACTTCTACCAGCGTTTCCTGCCAGAATCCCAGCCCCGGAATATTCAACTTCACCCTGCAGAACAAAGACCTGATATCGCCGCCTTGCGGTAGCTCGCAGCATGTTACAATATCCCCCCGAAACGGGAAACCCCCCGAAGAGCTGACGGCGGCTCAAGTGTTAAACTTCAAACACCTGTCCCCCATCCCGTACCACGGGCAGCCCTTCACGCTGTATACTCTGCAGCAG CCTGGCGTTCCACTCACCCCGACGGGATCTCAACCACTAAAAGACAGTTTCTTCCACACCCCTGGGGGTCCGATAGATTCTACCGCTCCTGCTGGTGGCGGTTCTCAGGGAACAGTTCTTCTACCACAAAGGAAGCTTGACGTGGGTAGCGAAGATTAA